Within the Pradoshia eiseniae genome, the region AGATCTATATTACGGATGATCCAAGTTTTATTGATGTCCTAGAGAATATGTCGAGTTACTCGACCGAGAACCGCTCTGATGGAACAGAAAAAGAAAAAGTCATTCAAAAAATGGAGCATATCACAGCATTTGATTAAATAATCACTAAAATTTATCAGCGAAAGGAGTGATACTCGTGTTCTATCGCTTACTGTTCCTCCTATGCTTATCAATATGCACATACTCTTTCAGCCCGCATAGTACAGAGGCTGCCAAAGCTAATGATGAGCAGGAATTGATCAATCGACGGATGGAATTATATAAACGTGTGGAAGCATCCACCCAGCTGCCCTGGTACTACATAGCGGCCTTTGATCAATATGAGCGCAGCGTACGTCTCGCAAGAAACGATTTGCCCGATCCGTCCGGTACACTTAGCATTATGATTCCGCCTGATAAATGGAGCGGGCTGGCTAATCCAAATCAACATGACTCTAACCCTTTATCCATATCCTTTTTCGAAGGGATGGGCATGGACGGAGATCAAGATGGGAAAGCCGACATTACGAATGAATACGATCAATTGGCCGCGATTACCCAATACATCATGTCCTATGGCGCTGATACAGATAACTTTAAAATCGGAGTATGGGAATATTATAACCGGGACCGCGCTGTCAGTATCATCATGAGCAATGCCAATCTATTCAGGAAACACCAAACCATTGATCTGCAAAAGAAAGTCTTTCCTCTTCCTCTCGGCAGCCATTATACCTATAACAGCACATGGGGAGTGGCAAGAGGCTGGGGCGGACGCCGCACGCATGAGGGAACGGATATCTTTGCGGGATATGGCGTACCGGTGAGGTCAACTTGTTATGGAATCATTGAATTAAAAGGCTGGAATAAATTTGGCGGCTGGAGAATCGGTATACGAGACATAAATAATACGTACCATTATTTCGCCCATTTAAATGGATTTGCAAAGGATGTTAAAGTAGGTCAGCTAGTAGAGCCAGGAACCCTATTAGGTTCTGTTGGCAGCTCAGGGTATGGCCCCCCAGGCACTGCTGGCAAATTCCCTCCTCATCTCCATTATGGTATGTACAAAGAAAATGGACGAACAGAGTGGTCATTTGACCCTTATCCCTATCTCCGCTTATGGGAACGAAATGAAAGAGCCTCGATGCGCAGATAAAATAAGACAGACGGAATGCTTTTTTAGCCTGATTCCCGTTCATCATACAGATATCACGAATGCTATTTAAAAAAGGCTGACCCAGAAGCCATCCTTTTATGGATGTACGGGTCAGCCGTCGGCATTTTATGCTTGTTTTTTCTTTGATTTCAGCACAGCATTGGCAATTGAGGCGACAAGTCCTCCCCAAATAATCACCATGCCTATAACCATCATGGTAATGGCGCTTCCTGTCATTTCGCCACCCCCTTATGATTAGGAGATTGAGGGATACTTGAATGTATTCCCTTCCACTTAAATCTAGTGAATAGAACACCAATTAGAACGGCAGCAATTGAAAGACCCCAGCCGGCTGTCATAATCAGGCTCGTCGGATAACCCTCGTAATTGCTCTGAAGATCCGTTGTAAATGTCTGAATCATCATGAATCCAAGAACGATTGGCGTAATTAATCCGAGGCAGATCTTCCACCAGGCACCAAGACGAATGTCTGACATGCTGTTCGCATGATTCTGCAGCGCAGACAACTCCCTTGCAATCCAGGCAATAAAGATAATTTCAACCAAACCTGCAAGCGCAACACCATATTGATTGATAAAGCGGTCAACCGTGTCAAAGATGTACAATCCGCCCTGTGTTGCATACAGGATAGAGATGACTGCAGCCGTTCCAGCTCCGAAGGCAACCGACTTTCTCCGTGAAATGCCGAATTTCTCTTGGAAGCCTGAGATAAACACCTCCGCTATCGAAATCAAGGAGGTCATTCCTGCTAAGAACAAACTGGCGAAGAACAGGAACCCGAAAAGGCCTGGCCATGTCGGAATCTCGTTGATGATTTGCGGGAAGACAACAAAGGCAAGTCCTATACCGCCGCTTACGACCTCATTGACCCCCACACCTAATTGCCCTGCCATAAAACCGAGAGTCGCAAATACGCCAATCCCAGCTAACAACTCAAAGCCTGAGTTCGCAAAGCCGGTGATGAAGGCATTATTCGTAATATCTGTTTTCTTCGGCAAATAACTTGCATACGTAATCATGATTCCAAAGGCAATGGATAAGGAAAAGAAAATTTGTGAATAGGCAGCGACCCATACCTTCCCATTGGTCAGCTGGGACCAATCTGGCGCAAAGAAAGCCTGCAAACCAGCAGTCGCATTATCAAGAGTAATGGCACGAATAACGATTATACCGAACATGATGACCAATAAAGGGATAAAAACTCGATTTGCCCGTTCAATCCCCTTCTTGACACCAGCAAAAAGAATCGCAAGAGCCAACACCCACACAATTAACAGCGGGAAGAATACATTAGGTACAATCGAACCAATCTGCCCTGCATTCTCTCCTGGAAGAACCTTTAAAAATGAACTAAATAAATACCCTTCCGTATCATCTCCCCAACTCGTGTTGAGGGAAAAATACGCATAGGATAGCGACCATGCCAAAATCACCGCATAATATGTCGCGATGATGAAGGAAACAATGACCTGCCACCAGCCGAGCCATTCAGCACCTTTGCGAATCTTAAAATAGCTGAGCGGTGCTGAGCTCCTATATTTCTGGCCAATAGTAAATTCCAAGATTAGCAGCGGAATACCTGCCGTTAATAAGGCAAATAAGTATGGAAGAAAGAAGGCTCCTCCTCCATTTTCATACGCAACGGATGGAAAACGCCAAATGTTCCCTAACCCGATAGCGGATCCTACAGCCGCAAAAATAAATCCTGCCCTCGTTCCCCATTGGGCTCTCTCTTTATTCATCTAAATTCCCCCCTAGCATAATGTGTAAATTTTCTGATAATTCTGCAATAGGTAAATAATATACTATATTAGGAGGGAATGTCAATTTATCTTGCATTTTAGCCTCTACTTTGTTGGAAGCTGAATGGCAGGTCCTGCTCCGCCTCCGCCATTACCATTATAATAAGAAGGTACCTGGCCTGAAGTTGTCCTCATCGCAATCGGAACATCGGTGGTAATCTTCGTTGGTTTAGAGGAAAACGGAACGACCACCTGAGCGTTTACTTCAACGAAGAGAACGACCTTGATGAGCGCATTGTTAATCCCGTATGGCTCAAGTGTTGTTTTCACATCACTCTGGACATCACTGACCGAATGAATCTCCACCGGTATATCCGGTCCCATATTACCGAGCAAAGCGTTGTTTGTCACTTTACCGAGAGGCACTTCGTGGATGATCCCTTCCTTTTTGCTGCCGGTACTCAAATAATCGACAGCAGATAAATTCCCAGCTTCAATTTCGCTTAAGGCCTCCTGTATCCGCGTCGTTGTATCTGCACGAAACCGATTGATGATTTCCGTGTTAAACCGGATACCCTCTACCGAAATTTGTTCTCCTTCCTTTGGAATCTCCGAGATCACTTCATTTAAATCTTTATTTTCAGCAATGGATTCCTCGATTGCCTTATTTATAACAACACTTGCCATCTTCTTTGTTTCCGATTCCGCATATTTCATCAATGTAGGCTCGATAGCTTTATTCACAATCCATATAGCCAGGATAGTGGATACAATAAAGAATCCAAAAGAGATGAGCAGAACGTGCTTCATCGGCAAGGGACCGCTCGGAAATAATGTCTGTCTCTTAAACGCCCTTTTTTTGAACAAAAAAATCCCTCCTATACAAGTAATACCTATGCTTGTAAAGGAGGGATTAGTCACTAAATATCATTCAATCATTAAATAATGCAAGAGCATCTATCCCTGTCATACCGGGAGTAACGCCTCTTTTTCTCGCTTCATGGGTCACAGATTCAAGAGGGGCATGAAGCAGCTCTTCCAATGTCTTCACCCCAACTGCCCTGCCTGCGATAATTTTGCGGTCAGCCAGTCGCTCATTTAATAATCCCACATCCAGCGCCCCGCACATAATATAACCTTTATCATTAGATATAACCAATAAAGTTGTTTTCGGGAGCTGAACTGAAACGCCGGTAAACAGCCTCCCGCCTATTTCATAAGGGATAATTTCCACCATGCTGATTCCCTCCATATCCTTTAAAACTATTGCTCTTAAAGTATATGGATTAGAGCTTGCATGATTGCTGCTTATCGAGCAGATTGGGCTAATTTCCAGCCCAATAGGTCGCGCAGGAATTCAGGCATCAAGTAGCGTTTCCGCTTCACATCCTTAATCTCAGGAAATAAATAGCCAAATGTGAACATATCAGGTATGGCTAATGTATATTCAGCCCTCTTTAGAATCCTCTCTCCATGGATTCTCCAATCGCCATCTTTCTTTTCCACGCCATCATACACGAACATTCCCATAACAGAACCACGGAATCCAAGTCCTTTCACTTGAAAATGCGGCCATTTCGGATTTTCGGTTTGTGCCAATATACTAAGCAGCTCCCAGCCGGAAACGGTCAGAATACATGGATTAATTGGATGCGGACATATCCTATGTAAATCAAATCTTGTGATTGGACCTTTATCAAGACCATCCAGCAATAAGCCTGCATTAATGAATGCGCAATCTGTCTTGCACCATTCCCTCAATCCCTCACACAAAAGTTTGGGCATATCAGAGGTCTTAAACCAGTCCGTTGTCAATGGATGTGTAATATTGAGAAGCACATCTGAGAGCTCTGCTTTCCCTTGATTATATAGAAGATTAGCCGTTTCAATCTCCTTGTTCGTATATCCCTCATCCGTCATCCCTTTTAACGATGACACAGCTGTTATTTCTCCGTTATCTATCGTAATTTCCACATGACCGACAAACATTCCATACTTGCCTGCCCCGCATATAAGCGTATTACCAATCACTTTTCCATGATGAAGAATATGATGCGTATGCCCGCCAAGAATCACATGAATCCCCGGATAGTTTGCAGCAATCCACTCATCCGACGGCAGCCCTAAATGGGATAATAGCACGATTAGATCCGCTTGCCCTTCCAGCTCCTTAAGTACAGCTCCAATTTCCTCATACGGATCCGTCAGCTTCCACCCCAGCAGACGATAGAGCTCTGTAAATGGCGCTGTTACACCGAAAAAAGCGACTTTCCTGCCCTGAGGGGTCGTGCGGATGAAATAGGGCAGCGCCCAGTTAGGCCGCCTTCCCAACTCATCATATAGATTAGCCACCGTCACCGGGAAACGCGCCTCATCATACAAATGATTAAGTGCTTCATGGGGAAGAGTGATACCCTCGTTATTGCCGATAGTGGCACCATCCATGCCAGCTGCATTTAATAGTTCAATATTCCCTTTTCCCATCGTTCCTTCTGTAAAAGGGTGGAAACGATCGACATGATCTCCTATATCGAGCTTATAGACGATATCCCCAGCGCTCTCATATAGCTCCTTCTGCTCATCCATATAACGGACGATTTTTTCCCAATGTTCAAAATGGCTATGTAGATCATTAACATGTAATAAATGAATCGTTTCCTTCATGTTTTACACCTCTATACTAAGGCTTGCGCGCCTTCCCAAATCAATTTAACACCTACCACGATTAACATAATCCTAAGCGCCAAGACAAGTGTTGTACTTGTCATTCGGGCATTGACATACGCTCCTGCTTTTGCTCCTAACCATCCTCCAGGAATGAGGGCAAGAGCGTAGACCCAAACAACATTCCCGCTAACAATATGCGTCACCGAGCCAATGATGGCAGAAAGGCATATTAATAGCATCGATGTGCCAACAGCAAGATGCGGCGGGAAATGAAAGACAAGCAGCATGACCGGCACCATTAGGGCACCGCCGCCAATCCCAAACAAAGAAGAAAGGAATCCGACGACAAAGGAAATCGACAGGGCAAATCCTACTCCGTACCCGTATGTATGTTCCGTTCCATCCTGATCAACATAAGTCCTTGCCACACCGCTCTGTTTTTTTTCCTTCGGCTTCAACTTCCCCCTAACCATCAATAAAAAAGAGAAAAACACCATGAGAAGACCAAAGAAAATATTAAAGGCATCAAGCTGTAAAAATTGATTGGCCCAGCCTCCTGCCAAGCTACCGGGGGCAATTCCAATTAGAAATAAAAAAGCACTGCGATAATCAACGTTTCCTTGCTTCAAATAGGCAAGGGCCGAAGAAAGACCTGTAAACACAAGTGTGAACAAAGACGTCCCAACTGCCATCTGCGGAGTGAGAACGCCAAGCAGACCACCTGACATAAATAAGAGCAACGGCACGATAATGATGCCACCGCCTAAACCAACCAGTGCCCCTACGAAACCGGCTGCCAAACCAATCAGTACAAGCAATAAAAATTCCATATAGATAAGACCAGCCTTTCAAAGTAAGTCACACTAACGAAGAATCAGAATAAATCAAGCTGCTTCGCATTCAAGCCCTCATAATTAATACCCAGCAAAGACTGAAATTCCTTCGCATTATCAGCAGCATCTCCGCCGGAATTATTATTGAACAACACAATAATATCCTTCGTATGCTTCGCTAATTCCTGAATCCTCATTGTCCATTCGACTAGTTCTTCCTTATTGTACTTATATAAATAGCGGACTTCACGCCAATTCGTATCATTTGGTTTATTCCAGCCGTGGACATTTCTACCATGCATTCGGATTAAGGTCACTTCCTCATCCGTCACAACAGGAACTGTCGGAATCGAACCCTCGCCTGCTTGCGGCTCATCCACAATCGAATGAATCCACCCTTCCTTCTTCATGAATTCAAGTGTCCTCTCCCTGAAGGAAGGAGCAAACCAAGACTGGTGCCGAAATTCAAGCGCGACCCGGATATCCCCCATCTGTTCCTTGCAATAGCGAAGATACTCAACATTCTCCCTCTTGCAATCAAACCAAGGCGGAAATTGAAAAAGGGCCATCGCAAACTTGCCGGCCTCCATATATGGGGCTAAAGAATCCCGAAACGCCGTAAACATCTCAGCCTTTGTAGCGAACGGAATATCACCTCGCTGATGCCCTGTCATCCCCTGATAGGCCTTTACGACAAACTTAAAATTCTCAGGAGTTTCACTTACCCACTTTGAAGCATTCCGGATAGGCTGAATCGCATAAAAGGACGCATCCACTTCCACAACAGGAAAATGCGCACTATATTCCGCAAGCTTATCCCTTGATTTAATAGCAGGCGGATAAAGAGAATCATGATCTCCCCACCCGGTTACACCGATATAAATCATCCGAATATCCTCCTTCCATCTATCATAGCATAAGCTCCTCTCTCCACTAATGGACCGCGCTTTGTGTTAGCTCCATAAAAAATATTGAAAATATTTAATCACTGCTTTATAGTTTATCTATCATGCCGAAAGGAGGTCCCAATCATAAAAATCAAAGATGTAATAGACAAATACGAACAGATGGAGCAGCTTAAAGACGCACCAATCACATATGTCACCCTATTTTTCTGGATTGTCATCTCCATCTCTCTTCTATACTATCTCTTAAAAAACAGAAAAGACATCCAACTTATCTCTGGGATATTATACATAGCCATACTGATTGGTTCGCTATCCATAAATTTATTTATATATAATAAAACAGCTGAATACGACTTCTCATTAACAGAGGAGAAATGGAAAAAAGACTACTTCATCCCTTACCTTAATACCCAGGCAGAAAAACAGACACCCGTAGACATAATCTCTCTCACCCCAGACAGCAAACAACAACCCGCCCAATCGATTAGCCTGCATAACAAAAATCTATCCACGGTATTAATCCGTCCTATCAACTCAAATGATGAAACGCTAATAAAAGTAACTATTAAAAACAGCTCAACGGACAAACCGTATCTATCATACAAAAAAATCGAAATGGATATCTCCCCAATATATAAAGAAGATAGTTATTATGAACCTATTCTTTATATACCCTTAAACTAAAATGATGTGCAAGCCCAAAACACTGCTGCCGGAAAGCATGCTCTCCCTGCAGCAGTGTTTTTAGTGGCATTCAGTTAGCTAATTCTGGTCTCTAAGCATGATAATTAGATTTGCTTGCCTTTGCCCACCCTTTGTCCACCCTACTTTGCATGGGCTTTCGGCGGGTCTTCTCCCAATTCCCCATAAAAAACGGACTTCGTGAGGCTGCCGAAGTCCGTTTCTTGCCGATAAAATACGGCATACCTATTTCACAATTGTTCTATATCTTTGTCTTTTTCGTGTGTCATTCATGGATGATCATGTTTTATTTCAAGAAAACAAATTTCGTCCATATTGAATTCTTTCGATTTATCCTTATTTTTAATCTTTATTCTTTCAGGTTCTACTCTATATAACGTTCCTTCCATCATCCTATTATCATCAGTTTTCACTTTAATATCCTTGCCCAAATAATGTTTCAGATGCATATGAAGAGTAAGCCCGAAAAACAAATTAACTAACTCAGGATCCTTTGAAACAAAGTCGCCAAAGTTCAGGACCAGTTTCCTTCTAGTAGTCCGTTCTGCATGAAGGAACTCTTGTTCATCATGTTTATGGTGTTTTGTTATTCTCAATTTTTCTCGCGAATGCTGAAAAAACCACTTATGACAATTTTGAAATAACCTTTTCAAATTCAAAAAATATTTTCTCCATATCGGTACCTTTTCCTTCTTAGGATGTTTGTGTTTCGGACAATCTTCCCTTGAAAGTGATATAAGCCTCTCATACAGAATAAACACATCATTCCCGAGTGAATTTAATTGTATGAAATTCCGGCCTGCTGTTACTAATGTTCCTGTTTTTTCTATTACAGCTTCTCCTTCTCCTGCATCAGCCTCTTTATCTTCAGACCTGCTTTCTCCACATTTCAATTTTACTTTTACACATACCCCCCTAAGATTAAGGAAGTGCAGCTGGAGCTGCCTCGTATTATTCGGGTCACTCTCATTCCCAAGTGAACGAAGTAAATCATTAGCAGCTTCAATGCAGCGCTGCAGCTCATCTAATTCATCAGGTGGAAGCGGGCTATTGGGAGAAGTGTATCGTCTAGTGGGTATTTGTTTAGGACAATCACATGGGAATTCAGCATAATTAGCACAGGGACAGTTTATACTATGACAATTTGGACATTGGTTCATTTTGAATCATCCTTATAAACCTTTTTCGTTTTTGATTGCAATGGTTTTAAAGAATCGGTTTTATCCTTTAGAACCCGCATAATTCCCCACATTCCTAATTCAATATCCCATCTGATTAGACCTGAACGATACAAGTAATCTCCTGCTTCCCGCAACAAACCGCCAGCTCCATAAAGTAATTCAAAGTTGTCACTTGAACCTACGGTGTTGAACCCATCAGCTGATATAATAGAAGAATTCATATCCTCTCGGCTTCTAAAGAATTTATGCCCATGGATGGTAAAGGTATGCGTCCTAGGTTTGTCAGCTGGAAATACAAACCGCAGCGTCACGGGATCCCCAGGGTAGGCCAAAAACAATGGGATTGCTGGATCTTTATTGTCTCCTCTTGTACTAAATACTTTAAACACTTCGTTTGGATGATCTATCCGATGGTGGAACCTCTCTGAACGAAAGTTGAATCCTCTTGAACCTTGATCTTCAGGGTCCGCCAGTTCTTCTTCTGGTTCAACAAAAAGCGGTTCCGGATCAATGATTAGTTTTCCATCCTTATCTACAAGCCTAACCCCATCATGCATTAATAGAGCAAACTCTCTAAATTCATATAATAAGGGATTCGAAATAACGACTTGACTGCCTCTATTTACTTCCTTTCTCGTCATTGGATCTAGATAATCTGATCCTCTTGGCTCTCCAATCAGCATGCCAAAGGCTCCATGATGGCGATGATTTCGGACATCGGCCATATCCCAGAGATTAGCAGATCCGAAGTCACGGTCGATATACCAGCGATACGTAATACTTTGCCCTGGAGCGATTGTCTGGTCATCATTAAATCCAACCGTTGCGCCATCAGAATGTCTGACATCGTATATCACATGTTGGGCATGCAGGGATATACGCTTGGATGGAGGAAATGGAGCATTCACCGGCACAAACGGATAGCCATGTTTTTTCTCGTGATGGAAGTGATCTTCCAATCGATTATGAAGAGTTATTTCCACCCACTCACCGGTATTGGCACGTATAATAAGAGGTTCCGGATTTAAATCTCCTTTCAAGATATTAGGCACATCCTCCTTGAGGGCAAAGATAATGCCAAAAGGATCGTGATCTCCAGCATCGTTATACTGGATAGAAGCATTTAATGCAACCACCTCATACCTTCGAACAACCGCATTAGGCGGGTAAGGTTTTTCTGGCTGAGATGCGATTGGAGGCTTCTTCCCGGTTGGATTCGGTAAAGGTTTCTCTCTTTTTGGAGGCGGCTCTCTATCTGGCAGCGGAATTAAATGCGGCACTTTTTTCTCGAAGGTTCTGAATATCCCCCAGTTTCCTAACCAAATGTCATCAACACTTCCATAATGGTAAAGCATATCGAAGTCACCCTCTCCTTCGATATTAAATTCCAAAGTAAATGATTCAGCTATGACAAGATGCTGCTGCTGATCGATTTCTGAGTCTAAATCCAGCCTTTCTCTATGCCATCTCTGGCGATGGAGGTTAAAACTATGCGATTCTTCATGAGCCCCTTGTAGAAGACGAATTCGCACAGGATCTCCATTATAGGTTTGTAACATAGGCGTTACAGGGTCACCATGAACCCAAGAACTAAAGACATAAGCAGGGTCACAATCCGGTTCCTTTAAACGGAACTGAATAGGCTCATTTCGATAATTAACGCCCATTACCCCAGGATCATCTGGGGAACCTGGAAACGGAGGAGGATTTAAGGGACAGCCGTCTTTATCAAATAGCAGGGTAAAATCCTGTACAAATAAAGTCAGCTCACGGAAATCTGGAATTAATGGATTTACGATGGTTGCCTGGGTTCCTGATTCGATTTCTCTTCCTGTACGTGAATCTAAGAATTTTGAGCCTCTCGCTTGAACATTAATACTGGCAAAAACACCATGCTGCTGATGCTCATTAGCAAATAGATGATCATGCCAAAAGGTCGCTTTTAATTCAACATCGGCAAACCATTGGTAACGGATCGTTTCACCCGGAAGAATTCCCGAATCATAGTTCCAGCCTACATTTGCACCATCTGCTACAAGAACGTCAAATTTAACAAAGTGAACATGCATGCCTGCTTCATAAGTTCGGTTCACCAATTGGAAAGCATTCCCTCCAATTGTTTCAGGCAATTTATTGGTGAATTTAAAGTGAATGCATTCACCGGCATTAGCCCTTAACACAAGTGGTTCCGGCGCCTTTCTTCCAGAGCGTACATCCTCTTCATCTTCTGCTAACACATATAATCGGCCCTCCGGATCGTGCCATCCTTGGTTATTATAGACAATTGGCATTTGCATTAAGACAACATGAAATTCCCTTTCAGGTGTTACATCCGGTATACAAGGATTAACAAATACGGCTCCCGGTCGAGCATTTGGTGCGAAATGACTCTTTTCAATCCTAGTGGCTTCTCTTCCTCCCACAATCCCCAGCGGTGGACGTGGCGCTTTCGATCCTACGATACCTGGAATAAAACCTGGAAATCCTGGCTTCTCTGGCGTCGGTCTTGGAGGCAACGGCCGATCAGGCAATGGCTGCAAGGCCTTAATGGGTAAACCATTTGGATAACATTGACTGCCATCCTGTAAGGTATCAAAGTTGCGTTGCATCCCCCACATTCCTTCTCCAAAGTGCGGGTAAAGATGGCAGTGTATAATCGCATCCCCCATTGCGCCTTGTAAGCTTCCTGCCCCGTAGAGAGGAGAAACCGTATAATGAGTTTGAGGGGAAATGGCCTGTACATCCACTAGCTCCGAATCCACATCTGTTGGTTCAAATAACCATTGATGGACATGGTAATGAAAGGAATGGGTCTCTTGGACACCACCATGAACCAGCCTGATTTTTATCGGATCTCCGATATAAGCTCGCAGAATCGGTGTATCCGGATCACCGAACACCCATGAATCATGATGAACCTCTTCACCTTCACAATCTGGACAAACGACCCCCTCCTGAATCAATCTCATCCTATTCCGCATCGGTTCAGCACGATAATTGATTAGATGTGTCGCTTCTGGCTGAAGGGTATGGGGACTAATAGGTGCTTGTCCTGTTAAATCATCCACTTCCATTTCATCGTGGAAAAACCACCCGAATTCTCGGTAAGAAGGAAGCAGCCTGTTATGAACATCAGCAAAACAGCCGCTATCAATCGGTTTACCTGTAACAGGGTCCGTCCACCACGATCCACGAGGTTCTACGAAAAGAGCGCCAAACAACCCATGAACATTGCTTCCTAATTCACTCGATAACGTATTGCCTAAATCTGAAAAGAAATGAACGCCTTCCTGAGTGACTTTCCACTTATAAACGATTTTTTCATTTGGTTCAACGGTCGTATCTGGATTTATCCCAACAAAGGCACCGTCAGAAGTAAAAACATCGTATTCGGTGTTTTGAATGTGCATGGAGGTATTAAAAGGGAGTTTGTTTTCAAAGGTAATTTCGATGTCATCGCCTACGTTAGCACGAATCACGAGGGGCTCTACTAAATCAACAGGAGTAAATGGATGATGTTTCACCTTTTTTTGTACAATATTCACATTTTCCTTCAAAACATACATCATGCCATCGGGATCATGATCGCCAAATTTATTCACAACAATACGGATAGGAATGGCCACAATATGAAAGCGTCTAATCATCTTCTTCGCCTCTAATATCAGGTATAACAGGTTGACCTGGTTTTTGAATATAAAAAACTTCAATATTATCAATATGAATATTGAACGTTTCACCATCTAACTCTGTGATATTGGTCACCTCAGCTTTTATGACCACATAATCACCAACAACCTCAACAATTTTGCCAATAATCAAGAATGGATAGGAAGCCATAAGGATTAGTGCTCTCCTACTTATGTTTTCTTCAAATTCACGGGTAACATGAGCTTGTCTAATAGCATTAATATCTTCACCTCGACTACCTTGCTTTGATGAAGGTTTTTTATCCACAAAATCACATCCTAGCTTAAAAGTTTTTCGTATTATAAAATCGGGATTACTCGCTTAGGGTCAAAAAGGGTGATGCTAACAATATGTTCAAGAGGAAAATTTAATGGGGTTGGGAACGTGTAAAAGGGCGCGTTATGCATCTTAATAATCGGCTTGTCCATTGTAATGAATCCGTTATTAACCTCTGTCACTTCCCCGGTAAAAATCGGTCTGAACGTTTGACCTAGAATATTAAGCTGACTACTTTCCAATACCAGTAATACTTCCTTATTTTTGAATTCCGCAAATAATCGGTTTCTACCAATAATCGGCTCTGCCAAAACCATCTCTCCCATCTTTTTTTA harbors:
- a CDS encoding multicopper oxidase domain-containing protein, with product MIRRFHIVAIPIRIVVNKFGDHDPDGMMYVLKENVNIVQKKVKHHPFTPVDLVEPLVIRANVGDDIEITFENKLPFNTSMHIQNTEYDVFTSDGAFVGINPDTTVEPNEKIVYKWKVTQEGVHFFSDLGNTLSSELGSNVHGLFGALFVEPRGSWWTDPVTGKPIDSGCFADVHNRLLPSYREFGWFFHDEMEVDDLTGQAPISPHTLQPEATHLINYRAEPMRNRMRLIQEGVVCPDCEGEEVHHDSWVFGDPDTPILRAYIGDPIKIRLVHGGVQETHSFHYHVHQWLFEPTDVDSELVDVQAISPQTHYTVSPLYGAGSLQGAMGDAIIHCHLYPHFGEGMWGMQRNFDTLQDGSQCYPNGLPIKALQPLPDRPLPPRPTPEKPGFPGFIPGIVGSKAPRPPLGIVGGREATRIEKSHFAPNARPGAVFVNPCIPDVTPEREFHVVLMQMPIVYNNQGWHDPEGRLYVLAEDEEDVRSGRKAPEPLVLRANAGECIHFKFTNKLPETIGGNAFQLVNRTYEAGMHVHFVKFDVLVADGANVGWNYDSGILPGETIRYQWFADVELKATFWHDHLFANEHQQHGVFASINVQARGSKFLDSRTGREIESGTQATIVNPLIPDFRELTLFVQDFTLLFDKDGCPLNPPPFPGSPDDPGVMGVNYRNEPIQFRLKEPDCDPAYVFSSWVHGDPVTPMLQTYNGDPVRIRLLQGAHEESHSFNLHRQRWHRERLDLDSEIDQQQHLVIAESFTLEFNIEGEGDFDMLYHYGSVDDIWLGNWGIFRTFEKKVPHLIPLPDREPPPKREKPLPNPTGKKPPIASQPEKPYPPNAVVRRYEVVALNASIQYNDAGDHDPFGIIFALKEDVPNILKGDLNPEPLIIRANTGEWVEITLHNRLEDHFHHEKKHGYPFVPVNAPFPPSKRISLHAQHVIYDVRHSDGATVGFNDDQTIAPGQSITYRWYIDRDFGSANLWDMADVRNHRHHGAFGMLIGEPRGSDYLDPMTRKEVNRGSQVVISNPLLYEFREFALLMHDGVRLVDKDGKLIIDPEPLFVEPEEELADPEDQGSRGFNFRSERFHHRIDHPNEVFKVFSTRGDNKDPAIPLFLAYPGDPVTLRFVFPADKPRTHTFTIHGHKFFRSREDMNSSIISADGFNTVGSSDNFELLYGAGGLLREAGDYLYRSGLIRWDIELGMWGIMRVLKDKTDSLKPLQSKTKKVYKDDSK
- a CDS encoding DUF72 domain-containing protein; this encodes MIYIGVTGWGDHDSLYPPAIKSRDKLAEYSAHFPVVEVDASFYAIQPIRNASKWVSETPENFKFVVKAYQGMTGHQRGDIPFATKAEMFTAFRDSLAPYMEAGKFAMALFQFPPWFDCKRENVEYLRYCKEQMGDIRVALEFRHQSWFAPSFRERTLEFMKKEGWIHSIVDEPQAGEGSIPTVPVVTDEEVTLIRMHGRNVHGWNKPNDTNWREVRYLYKYNKEELVEWTMRIQELAKHTKDIIVLFNNNSGGDAADNAKEFQSLLGINYEGLNAKQLDLF